One genomic window of Parasteatoda tepidariorum isolate YZ-2023 chromosome 9, CAS_Ptep_4.0, whole genome shotgun sequence includes the following:
- the LOC122271808 gene encoding uncharacterized protein has product MGRDHPRVPGKGDPGEVTSVRKLRSGDLLVQVSSEKQATTLSTCMCSFSVNVTPHKTLNTSRGVISQSEFIDDTEEMIVDELRDQHVIALPSEVKLAWYNCPVGPYVSNPLRCFQCQRFGHSKASCRSTPICARCSGCGHDDTSCELLALCINCKGNHAAYSRNWSQEKEIQTIKVMQNLTFNEARRMVTARTLRPGVSYSAAVKATYSSVSTQTDTPFTLTSTKQPTFHFGASKPNVSNQAVLPRPLLHLLKQLN; this is encoded by the exons ATGGGAAGAGACCACCCGCGTGTCCCTGGAAAAGGGGATCCTG GAGAAGTAACGTCTGTTCGAAAATTACGATCAGGTGACCTCTTAGTACAGGTATCATCTGAAAAACAAGCGACTACTCTATCAACCTGTATGTGTTCGTTTTCAGTAAACGTCACACCTCATAAGACTCTGAACACCTCACGAGGGGTGATATCGCAATCAGAATTTATTGATGACACAGAAGAAATGATTGTAGATGAATTGCGCGATCAACATGTTATTGCT TTGCCATCTGAAGTCAAGCTTGCCTGGTATAACTGTCCGGTTGGACCATACGTGTCAAACCCTTTGAGATGTTTCCAGTGTCAAAGGTTTGGTCACTCAAAGGCCTCTTGTCGTAGCACACCTATTTGTGCTCGCTGTTCTGGTTGTGGCCATGATGATACTTCCTGTGAGTTACTGGCCCTCTGCATCAATTGCAAGGGTAATCATGCGGCCTACTCCAGGAATTGGtcacaagaaaaagaaatacagaCCATTAAAGTCATgcaaaatttgacttttaatgAAGCACGGCGAATGGTTACCGCTCGAACTCTCCGTCCGGGCGTATCCTATTCTGCAGCTGTAAAAGCAACCTACAGCTCTGTCAGCACACAAACTGATACTCCTTTCACGCTAACGTCTACCAAACAGCCTACTTTTCATTTTGGAGCATCGAAACCTAATGTTTCGAATCAAGCAGTTCTCCCTCGCCCACTTCTCCACCTTCTAAAGCAGCTAAATTAG